The following are encoded together in the Streptomyces sp. NBC_00341 genome:
- a CDS encoding tetratricopeptide repeat protein, with the protein MQPRNMSMSGVVDLAAVKAAGEAKVKAEQARAESARQGGPAAVPASSLVFDVDEAGFESDVLQRSAEVPVVIDFWAEWCEPCKQLGPLLERLAQEYNGRFVLAKVDVDANQMLMQQFGIQGIPAVFAVVAGQALPLFQGAAPEAQIRETLDQLIQVGEERFGLTGIVVDQDAAAPEAGAQEPAPVPAGPYDALLEAAAQALDANDFAGAVQAYKNVLSDEPANSEAKLGLAQAELLARVQKTDPQQVRKDAAENPADVPAQLAAADLDLVGGHVEDAFGRLVETVRRTFGDDRDQVRVRLLELFEVIGPDDPRVGAARTALARVLF; encoded by the coding sequence ATGCAGCCTAGGAACATGTCCATGAGCGGCGTCGTCGACCTCGCCGCGGTGAAGGCGGCCGGTGAGGCCAAGGTGAAGGCGGAGCAGGCCCGTGCCGAGTCCGCCCGCCAGGGTGGCCCCGCCGCCGTACCCGCTTCCTCCCTCGTGTTCGACGTCGATGAGGCGGGCTTCGAGAGCGACGTACTGCAGCGCTCCGCCGAAGTCCCCGTCGTCATCGACTTCTGGGCCGAGTGGTGTGAGCCGTGCAAGCAGCTGGGGCCGCTCCTCGAGCGGCTGGCCCAGGAGTACAACGGCCGCTTCGTGCTGGCCAAGGTCGATGTCGACGCCAACCAGATGCTGATGCAGCAGTTCGGGATCCAGGGCATCCCCGCGGTCTTCGCCGTCGTCGCCGGGCAGGCGCTGCCGCTCTTCCAGGGCGCGGCCCCCGAAGCCCAGATCCGCGAGACCCTGGACCAGCTGATCCAGGTCGGCGAGGAGCGCTTCGGGCTCACCGGCATCGTGGTCGACCAGGACGCGGCGGCGCCCGAGGCCGGCGCGCAGGAGCCCGCCCCGGTGCCCGCCGGGCCGTACGACGCCCTGCTGGAGGCGGCCGCGCAGGCGCTGGACGCCAATGACTTCGCCGGCGCCGTCCAGGCGTACAAGAACGTCCTCTCCGACGAACCCGCCAACAGCGAGGCCAAGCTCGGTCTCGCCCAGGCCGAACTCCTGGCCCGGGTCCAGAAGACGGACCCGCAGCAGGTCCGCAAGGACGCCGCCGAGAATCCGGCCGATGTGCCGGCCCAGCTCGCCGCGGCCGACCTGGATCTGGTGGGCGGTCATGTCGAGGACGCGTTCGGCCGTCTCGTCGAGACGGTCCGCCGCACTTTCGGTGACGACCGGGACCAAGTGCGGGTGCGGCTGCTGGAGCTGTTCGAGGTGATCGGCCCCGACGACCCCCGGGTCGGCGCCGCGCGCACCGCTCTCGCTCGCGTCTTGTTCTGA
- a CDS encoding siderophore-interacting protein encodes MTIHRAVVARVRPLSTTMARITFHGEGLAAFTSTGVGDEYVRLFLPHGPDRTDVSLPDSTENGGWRTPEGRPEAPVRTYTIRSARPEAGEIDIDFVLHGHGTASGWAAAARPGDVIGLNSPTGLYSPPADLARQVLVSDLSGLPAVGRLIENTPDHVITRAVLEVPDPSCVQPLPDRPGVRATWTYGGNGHGPSRLAELVEAAIPPGTDPAGGYVWVAGQTDALRAVRRYLRRELRLPAERFKVVGYWMPDGESWTRRYEALPAAVRSELENMWHDPADEPEDLAIRYEDRLSTLGL; translated from the coding sequence ATGACCATTCACCGCGCCGTGGTGGCCCGCGTCCGGCCGCTCAGCACGACCATGGCCCGCATCACATTCCACGGCGAGGGCCTTGCCGCCTTCACCTCCACGGGCGTCGGCGACGAGTACGTCCGGCTGTTCCTCCCGCACGGCCCGGACCGGACCGATGTCTCCCTGCCCGACTCGACGGAGAACGGCGGCTGGCGGACCCCCGAGGGGCGGCCGGAGGCCCCGGTGCGCACGTACACGATCCGGTCCGCCCGTCCGGAGGCCGGCGAGATCGACATCGACTTCGTGCTGCACGGCCACGGGACGGCGTCCGGCTGGGCCGCCGCCGCCCGCCCCGGTGATGTCATCGGCCTCAACTCCCCGACCGGCCTCTACAGCCCCCCGGCCGACCTCGCCCGGCAGGTCCTGGTCTCCGACCTGAGCGGTCTGCCCGCCGTCGGACGCCTCATCGAGAACACCCCGGACCACGTCATCACCCGGGCCGTCCTGGAGGTCCCCGACCCGTCCTGCGTCCAGCCGCTCCCGGACCGGCCCGGTGTCCGGGCGACCTGGACCTACGGCGGCAACGGCCACGGTCCCAGCCGGCTGGCCGAACTGGTCGAGGCCGCGATCCCGCCCGGCACGGACCCGGCCGGCGGCTACGTGTGGGTCGCGGGGCAGACGGACGCCCTGCGCGCGGTGCGGCGCTACCTGCGCAGGGAACTGCGGCTCCCCGCCGAGCGCTTCAAGGTCGTCGGCTACTGGATGCCGGACGGCGAGTCCTGGACCCGGCGCTACGAAGCCCTGCCCGCCGCGGTCCGGTCCGAGCTGGAGAACATGTGGCACGACCCGGCCGACGAGCCGGAGGACCTCGCCATCCGCTACGAGGACCGGCTCAGCACGCTCGGCCTGTGA
- a CDS encoding alpha/beta fold hydrolase produces the protein MRLSGRITAAAGAALAVLGTLLVSGSTAVSAAPAPKPKVQDTFDSLGPDVKAAKLSNGRTAHYIDEGRRGGTPVLYIGGTGTSARAAHMTDFFRSTRESFGLRLISVERNGFGDTEYDPSLGKADFAKDALEVLDRIGVKKVSVIAISGGGPYAAELAARAPGRIKALHLAAALPPYGEKAAYCGLSDDALADAVKDSIADPRSWWAFPDDSAVKSIPGFADTAYEEGARTYNQRGQKSDPAPQVHEQKLYCQRPGPDLSKLKAPVYLYGGDKDTTVPTKAALATWRKALPVTPVVRTYADSGHDVQYRHWDQILVDLAGQGDRTVVCHSDHTKLMEPERADRLVAAHKATLGSCAWQK, from the coding sequence GTGAGACTGTCCGGGAGAATCACAGCGGCCGCGGGCGCCGCACTCGCCGTACTCGGAACGCTGCTGGTCAGCGGTTCGACAGCGGTCAGCGCCGCACCGGCACCGAAGCCGAAGGTGCAGGACACCTTCGACTCGCTCGGCCCGGATGTGAAGGCCGCCAAGCTCTCCAACGGCCGGACCGCGCACTACATCGACGAAGGGCGCAGGGGCGGCACCCCGGTCCTCTACATCGGCGGCACCGGAACCAGCGCGCGCGCCGCGCACATGACCGACTTCTTCCGGTCCACCCGGGAGTCGTTCGGCCTCCGGCTGATCTCCGTGGAGCGCAACGGCTTCGGTGACACGGAGTACGACCCCTCGCTCGGCAAGGCCGACTTCGCGAAGGACGCCCTGGAGGTCCTGGACCGGATCGGCGTCAAGAAGGTCTCGGTGATCGCGATCTCCGGCGGCGGCCCGTACGCCGCCGAGCTCGCCGCCCGCGCCCCCGGCCGGATCAAGGCCCTCCACCTGGCCGCCGCCCTCCCGCCGTACGGCGAGAAGGCCGCGTACTGCGGTCTGAGCGACGACGCGCTGGCCGACGCGGTCAAGGACTCGATAGCCGACCCGCGCTCCTGGTGGGCGTTCCCCGACGACAGTGCCGTCAAGTCCATCCCGGGCTTCGCCGACACCGCGTACGAGGAGGGCGCGCGCACCTACAACCAGCGCGGCCAGAAGTCCGATCCCGCGCCGCAGGTGCACGAGCAGAAGCTCTACTGCCAGCGTCCAGGGCCCGACCTGTCGAAGCTGAAGGCGCCCGTCTACCTGTACGGCGGCGACAAGGACACCACCGTGCCGACGAAGGCCGCCCTGGCCACCTGGCGCAAGGCGCTGCCGGTCACCCCGGTCGTCCGTACCTACGCCGACTCCGGCCATGACGTCCAGTACCGCCACTGGGACCAGATCCTGGTGGACCTGGCCGGTCAGGGAGACCGCACCGTCGTCTGCCACAGCGACCACACCAAGCTGATGGAGCCCGAGCGGGCGGACCGCCTGGTCGCCGCGCACAAGGCCACGCTGGGCAGCTGCGCCTGGCAGAAGTAG
- a CDS encoding DUF5937 family protein — MPFHLHFDESDLLRCRFALSPLGETQAAVRVLATPRRQGYHLPWLRRIRDAAAGLDLGPLWLLMNERGHSPDFFCPPPLGPLTSFEEEIAGVRAVDPALAREDIAWALSERPGALDSTAGRALLADPARTVRELADLLERAWRALIEPHWPRLRALLEADVAYHSRRLAAVGFERLLSELSPQLSWADSTLTIARTAGRHSRVLGGQGLVLMPSVFAWPNVVGGFEAPWLPAVIYPARGIGGLWTEPGDRTPEALARLLGRARADVLCALDEPAGTTALAHRLALAPSSVSEHLSVLRSSGLLTSRRYGHQVLYERTPLGIALAVPQPP, encoded by the coding sequence ATGCCGTTCCATCTGCATTTCGACGAGAGCGATCTGCTGCGCTGCCGGTTCGCGCTCTCCCCGCTCGGGGAGACCCAGGCCGCGGTGCGGGTGCTGGCCACGCCGCGGCGGCAGGGGTATCACCTGCCGTGGCTGCGCCGGATCCGGGACGCTGCCGCCGGGCTCGATCTCGGGCCGCTGTGGCTGCTGATGAACGAGCGCGGCCACAGCCCGGACTTCTTCTGCCCGCCGCCGCTGGGGCCGCTCACCTCGTTCGAGGAGGAGATCGCGGGCGTCCGGGCGGTCGATCCGGCGCTGGCCCGGGAGGACATCGCGTGGGCGCTGTCGGAGCGGCCCGGGGCGCTGGACTCCACCGCCGGGCGGGCGCTGCTGGCCGATCCGGCGCGGACCGTGCGGGAGCTGGCCGATCTGCTGGAGCGGGCCTGGCGGGCGCTGATCGAGCCGCACTGGCCCCGGCTGCGGGCGCTGCTGGAGGCGGATGTGGCCTACCACTCGCGGCGGCTCGCGGCGGTGGGTTTCGAGCGGCTGCTGAGCGAGCTGAGCCCGCAGCTGAGCTGGGCGGATTCGACGCTCACCATCGCCCGCACGGCCGGCCGGCACTCCCGGGTGCTCGGCGGGCAGGGCCTCGTGCTGATGCCGAGCGTGTTCGCCTGGCCGAACGTGGTCGGCGGGTTCGAGGCCCCCTGGCTGCCCGCGGTCATCTATCCGGCACGCGGGATCGGCGGCCTCTGGACGGAGCCGGGCGACCGCACCCCGGAGGCGCTGGCCCGGCTGCTCGGCCGGGCCCGCGCCGACGTCCTGTGCGCGCTGGACGAGCCGGCCGGCACCACCGCGCTCGCCCACCGGCTCGCCCTCGCGCCGTCCTCCGTCTCCGAACACCTGTCGGTGCTGCGGTCCTCGGGGCTGCTGACCTCGCGCAGATACGGGCACCAGGTGCTGTACGAGCGGACGCCGCTCGGGATCGCGCTGGCCGTGCCGCAGCCCCCGTGA
- a CDS encoding ABC transporter ATP-binding protein — MTPAHGTLPIAGPRRTREEIVRRFGAHRARLAAALLTLLCGTAVTLATPPVLGAVVDAVADGEGRGRVTVLGAVLVLVALAGSALAYAGGRMLVVLVQGVLAALREDVFETAVHLPASTLESSDSSDVVSRVTRDVEAVSEAASDVLPDVTDASFTIGLSLVGLAVLDIRLALAGLVCLPVHILATRQFLARSHVVYADIRRLESTRGQSVIEAVHGAETIRTYRSQDRHLGALAAHSELAIARQRDGVRLRNRFTGLLNAAEFLGLAAVLATGFALLGSGAVSVGAATAAALYFHRLFGPVGALLGSLDDIQRATAGLSRLVGITDLDRSGAGHGRPGTGDARHRPAIDVKGVSFSYDGTRDAVRDVSFHVPPGSSLALVGASGSGKSTLAQLIAGLAEPDRGEITAGEAAAGRVPSRYLVTQEIHLFGGTLADNLRLARPTATDDELRRGLAEAGADWALGTRAGLDTVLGTGGTPVDDGSVQHLALARALIADPDIVVLDEATAQSGQQTRGPLQQALERVTRGRTSVIVAHRLEQARDADRILTLRRGEVVEQGTHDELLASGGEYAALWQAYTGRTGRP, encoded by the coding sequence GTGACCCCCGCCCACGGCACCCTGCCCATCGCCGGCCCCCGCCGCACCCGCGAGGAGATCGTCCGCCGGTTCGGCGCGCACCGCGCCCGGCTCGCCGCCGCGCTGCTGACGCTGCTCTGCGGTACGGCCGTCACACTCGCGACGCCCCCGGTACTCGGCGCCGTCGTGGACGCCGTCGCGGACGGGGAGGGCCGGGGCCGTGTCACGGTGCTCGGCGCGGTCCTCGTGCTCGTCGCCCTCGCCGGGTCCGCACTCGCCTACGCCGGTGGCCGGATGCTGGTCGTCCTCGTCCAGGGTGTTCTCGCCGCGCTGCGCGAGGACGTGTTCGAGACCGCGGTGCACCTTCCGGCGAGCACGCTGGAGTCCTCGGACAGCTCCGATGTCGTCTCCCGGGTGACGCGCGACGTGGAAGCGGTCTCCGAAGCAGCCTCCGACGTGCTTCCCGATGTCACCGACGCGAGCTTCACGATCGGCCTGAGCCTGGTGGGCCTCGCGGTCCTCGACATCCGCCTGGCCCTGGCCGGCCTGGTCTGCCTGCCCGTCCACATCCTCGCGACCCGGCAGTTCCTCGCCCGCTCGCACGTCGTGTACGCGGACATCCGGCGGCTGGAGTCCACCCGGGGCCAGTCCGTCATCGAGGCGGTGCACGGCGCCGAGACGATCCGGACCTACCGCTCGCAGGACCGCCACCTCGGCGCGCTGGCCGCACACAGCGAACTGGCCATCGCACGGCAGCGCGACGGCGTACGGCTGCGCAACCGGTTCACGGGCCTGCTCAACGCGGCGGAGTTCCTCGGCCTCGCGGCCGTACTCGCCACGGGTTTCGCGCTCCTCGGCTCGGGCGCCGTCTCGGTGGGCGCCGCCACGGCCGCGGCCCTCTACTTCCACCGCCTCTTCGGCCCTGTCGGAGCGCTGCTGGGGAGCCTGGACGACATCCAGCGGGCGACGGCCGGGCTGTCGCGGCTGGTCGGCATCACAGACCTGGACCGGTCCGGTGCCGGGCACGGGCGGCCCGGCACGGGGGACGCGCGCCACCGCCCGGCGATCGACGTCAAGGGCGTCTCGTTCTCGTACGACGGCACCCGCGACGCCGTGCGTGACGTCTCGTTCCACGTACCGCCGGGTTCGAGCCTGGCGCTCGTCGGCGCCAGCGGCTCCGGGAAGAGCACCCTGGCCCAGCTGATCGCCGGCCTGGCCGAACCCGACCGGGGCGAGATCACCGCGGGAGAGGCGGCGGCCGGACGGGTCCCGTCCCGGTACCTGGTCACCCAGGAGATCCATCTGTTCGGCGGCACCCTGGCGGACAACCTGAGGCTCGCCCGGCCCACCGCCACCGACGACGAACTCCGCCGGGGCCTGGCCGAGGCCGGGGCCGACTGGGCGCTGGGGACGCGGGCGGGGCTCGACACCGTCCTCGGCACGGGGGGCACCCCCGTCGACGACGGCTCCGTCCAGCACCTCGCGCTGGCCCGCGCGCTGATAGCCGACCCGGACATCGTCGTCCTCGACGAGGCCACCGCCCAGTCCGGCCAGCAGACGCGTGGTCCGCTCCAGCAGGCCCTCGAACGCGTCACCCGTGGGCGTACCAGCGTGATCGTGGCGCACCGTCTGGAGCAGGCGCGCGACGCGGACCGCATCCTCACCCTGCGGCGCGGCGAGGTCGTCGAGCAGGGCACGCACGACGAACTACTGGCTTCCGGGGGCGAGTACGCGGCCCTCTGGCAGGCGTACACGGGCAGAACCGGCCGTCCCTAG
- a CDS encoding MarR family winged helix-turn-helix transcriptional regulator: protein MPKPLSLPFDPIARADEHWQQRWGPVPSMGAITSIMRAQQILLAEVDAVVKPYGLTFARYEALVLLTFSKAGELPMSKIGERLMVHPTSVTNTVDRLVRSGLVDKRPNPNDGRGTLASITDKGREVVEAATEDLVAMEFGLGVYDAEECGEIFALLRPLRIAAQDFEEI from the coding sequence GTGCCGAAGCCGCTCAGTCTCCCCTTCGATCCCATCGCCCGCGCCGACGAACACTGGCAGCAGCGCTGGGGTCCAGTGCCCTCCATGGGCGCGATCACCTCGATCATGCGTGCGCAGCAGATCCTGCTCGCCGAGGTCGACGCGGTGGTCAAACCGTACGGACTGACGTTCGCGCGGTACGAGGCGCTGGTCCTGCTCACCTTCTCCAAGGCCGGTGAGCTGCCGATGTCCAAGATCGGTGAGCGGCTGATGGTCCACCCCACGTCCGTCACGAACACCGTGGACCGGCTGGTGCGCTCCGGCCTGGTCGACAAGCGCCCCAACCCGAACGACGGACGGGGCACGCTCGCCTCGATCACGGACAAGGGCCGCGAGGTCGTCGAGGCGGCCACGGAGGACCTGGTCGCGATGGAGTTCGGGCTCGGGGTGTACGACGCGGAGGAGTGCGGCGAGATCTTCGCGCTGCTGCGGCCGCTGCGGATCGCCGCCCAGGACTTCGAGGAGATCTGA
- a CDS encoding MFS transporter, giving the protein MPRDTEPPTGGHSPRDPERAGSPDPSEPAALRAPAVPVHGPGPGGAPSRGYRAVFAVVEFRAVFAAHLLSLLGVVVSELALTVLVYDLTDSPLLSALTFALGMLPYLVGGTLFAGIADRYPARRVLVTCDLICAACVAVMVLPGTPVAGLLLLRCLVAAVSPVFTGTRMAALTDILGEGDLFVLGRSLLRIVSQSALLAGFGVGGLLLAVVSPRGAITITVVTFLCSAALLRIGTRDRPARTTGKGGGTLLGESLAGARLVLGHRRIRALLLLFWLPPAFVVAPEALAAPYADEIGVGSAALGLLMCAMPVGSIAAELYTGAALSPRTRSRVVLPLAAAGLLPLVLYGFRPGVALAAVALVLAGAGSAYVIGLDQWFVEAVPDELRGRAMTLLTAGLMTLQGVGMALAGLAAEFFPVHQVVAGAGVVGTLCLLVLVAEVRRTAPAHRIRTEVRDGADQHMTSG; this is encoded by the coding sequence ATGCCGAGAGACACAGAACCGCCGACGGGCGGCCACTCACCCCGCGACCCGGAGCGCGCCGGTTCCCCTGACCCGAGCGAACCGGCCGCGCTCCGGGCCCCCGCGGTCCCCGTCCACGGACCGGGACCCGGCGGGGCCCCGTCCCGCGGCTACCGGGCCGTCTTCGCCGTCGTCGAGTTCCGCGCCGTCTTCGCCGCGCATCTGCTCTCGCTGCTCGGCGTCGTCGTCAGTGAGCTGGCGCTGACCGTCCTCGTGTACGACCTCACCGACTCGCCCCTGCTCAGTGCCCTCACGTTCGCGCTCGGCATGCTGCCGTACCTCGTCGGAGGCACCCTCTTCGCGGGGATCGCGGACCGCTACCCCGCACGCCGGGTCCTGGTCACCTGCGACCTGATCTGCGCGGCCTGCGTCGCCGTGATGGTGCTCCCCGGCACCCCCGTCGCCGGACTGCTCCTGCTGCGCTGCCTGGTGGCCGCCGTGTCGCCGGTCTTCACCGGGACCAGGATGGCCGCGCTCACCGACATCCTGGGCGAGGGCGACCTCTTCGTGCTGGGCCGCTCGCTGCTGCGGATCGTCTCGCAGAGCGCGCTGCTGGCCGGCTTCGGCGTGGGCGGGCTGCTGCTGGCGGTGGTCTCGCCGCGCGGTGCGATCACCATCACCGTCGTCACCTTCCTCTGCTCGGCCGCCCTGCTCAGGATCGGCACCCGGGACCGGCCCGCCCGCACCACGGGCAAGGGCGGCGGCACCCTGCTGGGGGAGTCGCTCGCGGGCGCCCGGCTGGTGCTGGGCCACCGCCGGATCCGGGCGCTGCTGCTGCTCTTCTGGCTGCCCCCGGCGTTCGTCGTCGCACCGGAGGCGCTGGCCGCTCCGTACGCCGACGAGATCGGTGTGGGCAGCGCCGCGCTGGGACTGCTGATGTGCGCGATGCCGGTCGGCTCCATCGCCGCCGAGCTGTACACGGGCGCCGCGCTGAGCCCCCGTACCCGCTCCCGCGTCGTGCTGCCCCTCGCCGCGGCCGGGCTGCTGCCCCTCGTGCTGTACGGGTTCCGCCCCGGAGTGGCCCTGGCGGCCGTCGCGCTGGTGCTGGCCGGGGCGGGTTCCGCGTACGTCATCGGGCTCGACCAGTGGTTCGTCGAGGCCGTCCCGGACGAGCTGCGCGGGCGGGCCATGACTCTGCTCACCGCCGGACTCATGACGCTCCAGGGCGTCGGCATGGCGCTGGCGGGCCTGGCCGCGGAGTTCTTCCCGGTCCACCAGGTGGTCGCAGGGGCGGGAGTCGTGGGCACCCTGTGCCTGCTGGTGCTCGTGGCGGAGGTCCGCAGAACCGCACCCGCTCACCGAATTCGGACCGAAGTTCGAGACGGGGCGGACCAGCATATGACCAGTGGGTAA
- a CDS encoding DUF3817 domain-containing protein — protein sequence MKRSVLTRYRVMAYVTAVMLLVLCTCMVFKYGFDTGEGLTLVVSQLHGVLYIIYLIFAFDLGSKAKWPMGKLLWVLIAGTIPTAAFFVERKVVREVEPLLADAAPVPAKA from the coding sequence ATGAAACGCAGTGTGCTGACCCGATACCGGGTGATGGCCTACGTCACCGCCGTCATGTTGCTCGTGCTCTGCACCTGCATGGTCTTCAAGTACGGCTTCGATACCGGCGAGGGCCTGACGCTCGTCGTCTCGCAGCTCCACGGCGTGCTCTACATCATCTACCTGATCTTCGCCTTCGACCTCGGCTCCAAGGCGAAGTGGCCGATGGGCAAGCTGCTCTGGGTGCTGATCGCCGGCACGATCCCGACGGCCGCGTTCTTCGTCGAGCGCAAGGTCGTCCGCGAGGTCGAGCCGCTGCTCGCGGACGCCGCCCCGGTACCCGCGAAGGCCTGA
- a CDS encoding methylmalonyl-CoA mutase: MDADAIEEGRQRWQARYDKARKRDADFTTLSGDPVEPAYGPRPGDAYEGFERIGWPGEYPFTRGLYPTGYRGRTWTIRQFAGFGNAEQTNERYKMILAAGGGGLSVAFDMPTLMGRDSDDPRALGEVGHCGVAIDSAADMEVLFKDIPLGDVTTSMTISGPAVPVFCMYLVAAERQGIDPAVLNGTLQTDIFKEYIAQKEWLFQPEPHLRLIGDLMEHCARDIPAYKPLSVSGYHIREAGATAAQELAYTLADGFGYVELGLSRGLDVDTFAPGLSFFFDAHLDFFEEIAKFRAARRIWARWMKETYGAETDKAQWLRFHTQTAGVSLTAQQPYNNVVRTAVEALSAVLGGTNSLHTNALDETLALPSEQAAEIALRTQQVLMEETGVANVADPLGGSWYVEQLTDRIEADAEKIFEQIRERGTRAHPDGQHPIGPMTSGILRGIEDGWFTGEIAESAFRYQQSLEKGDKRVVGVNVAHGSVTGDLEILRVSHEVERDQVSELAGRKDGRDDAKVTGALDAMLAAARDGSNMIAPMLDAVRAEATLGEICGVLREEWGTYTEPPGF; encoded by the coding sequence ATGGACGCTGACGCGATCGAGGAAGGCCGCCAACGCTGGCAGGCCCGTTACGACAAGGCCCGCAAGCGCGACGCGGACTTCACCACGCTCTCCGGGGACCCGGTCGAGCCCGCATACGGCCCCCGGCCGGGGGACGCGTACGAGGGCTTCGAGCGGATCGGCTGGCCCGGTGAGTACCCCTTCACCCGCGGGCTCTACCCGACCGGCTACCGGGGCCGCACCTGGACGATCCGCCAGTTCGCCGGCTTCGGCAACGCCGAGCAGACCAACGAGCGCTACAAGATGATCCTGGCCGCCGGCGGCGGCGGCCTCAGCGTCGCCTTCGACATGCCGACGCTGATGGGACGCGACTCGGACGACCCCCGCGCGCTCGGCGAGGTCGGCCACTGCGGGGTGGCGATCGACTCCGCCGCCGACATGGAGGTCCTCTTCAAGGACATCCCGCTCGGTGACGTCACGACGTCGATGACGATCAGCGGCCCCGCCGTGCCCGTCTTCTGCATGTACCTGGTCGCCGCCGAGCGCCAGGGCATCGACCCGGCCGTGCTCAACGGCACGCTCCAGACGGACATCTTCAAGGAGTACATCGCGCAGAAGGAGTGGCTCTTCCAGCCCGAGCCCCATCTGCGTCTCATCGGTGACCTGATGGAGCACTGCGCCCGCGACATCCCCGCGTACAAGCCGCTCTCCGTCTCCGGCTACCACATCCGCGAGGCCGGAGCCACGGCCGCTCAGGAGCTGGCGTACACCCTCGCCGACGGCTTCGGATACGTGGAGCTCGGCCTCTCCCGGGGGCTGGACGTCGACACCTTCGCCCCCGGCCTCTCCTTCTTCTTCGACGCGCACCTCGACTTCTTCGAGGAGATCGCCAAGTTCCGCGCCGCCCGCCGGATCTGGGCCCGCTGGATGAAGGAGACGTACGGCGCCGAGACCGACAAGGCACAGTGGCTGCGCTTCCACACCCAGACCGCCGGAGTCTCGCTCACCGCCCAGCAGCCCTACAACAACGTCGTGCGCACCGCCGTGGAGGCGCTCTCCGCGGTCCTGGGCGGCACCAACTCCCTGCACACCAACGCCCTCGACGAGACCCTCGCGCTCCCCTCGGAGCAGGCCGCCGAGATCGCCCTGCGCACCCAGCAGGTGCTGATGGAGGAGACCGGCGTCGCCAACGTGGCCGACCCGCTGGGCGGCTCCTGGTACGTGGAGCAGCTCACCGACCGGATCGAGGCGGACGCCGAGAAGATCTTCGAGCAGATCAGGGAGCGCGGCACCCGGGCCCACCCGGACGGGCAGCACCCGATCGGCCCGATGACCTCCGGCATCCTGCGCGGCATCGAGGACGGCTGGTTCACCGGCGAGATCGCCGAATCCGCCTTCCGCTACCAGCAGTCGCTGGAGAAGGGCGACAAGCGGGTCGTCGGCGTCAACGTCGCCCACGGCTCGGTCACCGGCGACCTGGAGATCCTGCGGGTCAGCCACGAGGTCGAGCGCGACCAGGTCAGCGAGCTCGCCGGCCGGAAGGACGGCCGCGACGACGCCAAGGTGACCGGGGCCCTGGACGCGATGCTGGCCGCCGCCCGCGACGGCTCCAACATGATCGCCCCGATGCTCGACGCCGTACGGGCGGAGGCCACCCTCGGCGAGATCTGCGGGGTGCTGCGCGAGGAGTGGGGCACCTACACGGAGCCGCCCGGCTTCTGA
- a CDS encoding TetR/AcrR family transcriptional regulator — MLSRSHPKPARTGRPRNAAADEAILEATRASLVDLGWSKLTMGDVATRAGVAKTTLYRRWAGKNELVVDAVAVLFDELELPDLGSLSADVQAVVLQFAALLERPETQTALMAVVAESTRDEALRTRIRDSIVDRQKRLVLQGRRRAQDRGELPVEQDEATAALTADLIFDVIAGAVVHRALVSAEPVDADWARRFTLLLLAGLGAAASG, encoded by the coding sequence ATGCTCAGCCGCAGCCACCCCAAACCCGCACGAACGGGACGCCCGCGCAATGCCGCGGCCGACGAGGCGATCCTTGAGGCGACCAGAGCCTCGCTGGTCGACCTCGGCTGGTCGAAGCTGACGATGGGCGATGTGGCGACGCGGGCCGGGGTCGCCAAGACGACGCTCTACCGGCGCTGGGCGGGCAAGAACGAACTGGTCGTGGACGCGGTCGCGGTCCTCTTCGACGAGCTGGAACTCCCCGATCTGGGCAGCCTGTCCGCCGATGTCCAGGCGGTGGTGCTCCAGTTCGCCGCGCTGTTGGAGCGGCCGGAGACCCAGACCGCGCTGATGGCGGTGGTCGCGGAGTCGACCCGGGACGAGGCGCTGCGGACCCGGATCCGCGACTCGATCGTGGACCGGCAGAAGCGCCTCGTCCTCCAGGGCCGCCGACGGGCCCAGGACCGGGGCGAGTTGCCGGTGGAGCAGGACGAGGCCACGGCGGCCCTGACGGCGGATCTGATCTTCGATGTGATCGCCGGCGCGGTGGTGCACCGGGCACTGGTGAGCGCCGAGCCCGTCGATGCCGACTGGGCCCGGCGCTTCACCCTGCTGCTCCTGGCGGGGCTGGGCGCGGCCGCCTCGGGGTAG